A single Helicobacteraceae bacterium DNA region contains:
- the pstB gene encoding phosphate ABC transporter ATP-binding protein PstB, with product MNDCFEINDVNLYYGDFHALKSVNMTIEKNEITAFIGPSGCGKSTLLRTLNRMNDLIDGCVITGETKLFGENIYDNMDVNLLRKRVGMVFQKPNPFPMSVYDNIAFGARTHGVRSRRALDEIVETSLRNAAMWEEAKDRLKKPALGLSGGQQQRLCIARALAVQPEALLLDEPTSALDPISTGKIEDLLIQLCEKYTIAIVTHNMQQAARISDKTAFFLLGEAIEYDKTETIFATPKDKRTEDYITGRFG from the coding sequence ATGAACGACTGTTTTGAAATCAACGACGTGAATCTTTACTACGGCGATTTTCACGCGCTCAAATCGGTGAATATGACGATAGAAAAGAACGAGATAACGGCGTTTATCGGACCCTCCGGTTGCGGAAAATCGACGTTGCTAAGGACGCTCAATCGTATGAACGATCTGATCGACGGGTGCGTTATAACGGGCGAGACGAAGCTATTCGGAGAGAACATATACGACAATATGGACGTAAATCTGCTGCGAAAACGGGTCGGAATGGTTTTCCAAAAACCAAATCCGTTCCCTATGAGCGTTTATGACAATATCGCTTTTGGAGCGCGCACGCACGGCGTTAGATCGCGCCGCGCGTTAGACGAGATCGTGGAGACTTCGCTACGAAACGCCGCGATGTGGGAGGAGGCGAAAGATCGCCTCAAAAAGCCCGCGCTAGGACTATCGGGCGGTCAGCAGCAGCGTCTTTGCATAGCGCGCGCTCTAGCCGTTCAGCCAGAGGCGCTGCTACTCGACGAGCCGACAAGCGCGCTCGATCCGATCTCCACGGGCAAAATCGAGGATTTGCTGATCCAGCTATGCGAAAAATATACGATCGCGATCGTAACGCACAATATGCAACAGGCGGCGAGAATAAGCGACAAAACGGCGTTTTTTCTTTTGGGCGAGGCGATTGAATACGATAAAACCGAAACGATCTTCGCCACGCCTAAGGATAAGCGCACGGAAGATTACATTACGGGGAGATTTGGATGA
- a CDS encoding 6-phosphofructokinase, translating to MSAIAVMTSGGDSAGMNPGIKQFVEHSLERGLKPYLIYDGLEGMIDNRIKPAAHRDVSGIIYKGGTIIRSSRSKRFFEKQWRQRAYDNLRAHDINKLVVFGGDGSFRALDVFYRDFGVPFIGIPATIDNDIFGTDYCLGADTALNIIRQAIDDVRDTASSFKRAFVIETMGRDCGYLALVSALTSGAEICLIPELSYDLESLGRRFKREVQAGRTYIIAIVAEGVKFAAQLTEWLEDEIGMESRLTTLGHIQRGGSPTVHDRLMGFEFATLAIDGLLEGRSGEVVCYKASKMVYKSIGEIAGGEYKINPLHLEAGKKLTK from the coding sequence ATGAGCGCGATTGCGGTTATGACAAGCGGCGGAGACAGCGCCGGAATGAATCCGGGCATCAAGCAGTTTGTCGAGCATAGTTTAGAAAGAGGACTGAAACCATATTTGATTTACGACGGGCTAGAGGGCATGATCGACAACAGGATCAAGCCCGCCGCGCATAGAGACGTTTCGGGCATTATCTATAAGGGCGGCACGATCATACGATCGTCGCGCTCTAAGCGGTTTTTTGAAAAACAGTGGCGCCAACGCGCCTATGATAATCTGCGCGCGCACGATATAAATAAACTCGTCGTTTTTGGCGGCGACGGCTCTTTTCGCGCGCTCGACGTTTTTTACCGCGACTTTGGCGTGCCGTTTATCGGCATACCGGCGACGATCGACAACGATATTTTTGGCACCGATTACTGCCTTGGCGCGGATACGGCGTTAAATATTATCCGTCAAGCGATCGACGACGTGCGCGACACGGCGAGCAGTTTTAAGCGCGCCTTCGTAATCGAAACAATGGGGCGCGACTGCGGCTATCTCGCTCTCGTTAGCGCGCTTACTAGCGGCGCGGAGATCTGCCTTATCCCCGAACTCTCCTACGATCTGGAAAGTCTCGGTCGGCGCTTTAAGCGCGAGGTGCAAGCCGGTCGCACCTATATTATCGCGATCGTAGCCGAAGGGGTAAAATTCGCCGCGCAGCTAACCGAATGGCTAGAAGACGAGATCGGAATGGAGTCGCGGCTGACGACGCTGGGGCATATTCAGCGCGGCGGCAGTCCGACGGTTCATGATCGGTTGATGGGCTTTGAGTTTGCCACGCTTGCGATCGACGGCTTGCTTGAAGGGCGAAGCGGCGAGGTAGTCTGCTACAAAGCGTCCAAAATGGTCTATAAATCCATCGGCGAAATCGCTGGCGGAGAATACAAGATCAATCCGCTCCATTTGGAAGCCGGTAAAAAACTGACGAAATGA
- a CDS encoding response regulator transcription factor, whose translation MSKKTRSVFMVEDDDNIREMALYALNSAGFKAEGFADAIAFRRALETQTPSLILLDIMLPDEDGISILKKLKLNEQTKTTPVIMLTARGSEMDRIKGLDLGADDYVAKPFSVLEVIARIKAVLRRCGEEKADEVVIGAITLRADRRAVFVNQKEIALTYKEFELLKYMMSAKGVVLTRNMLLEQVWGFDYLGESRTVDMHIKSLRHKLAGAGDLIKTVRNVGYTIKD comes from the coding sequence GTGAGCAAAAAAACGCGAAGCGTTTTTATGGTGGAGGACGACGACAATATCCGCGAAATGGCGTTATACGCGCTGAACTCCGCAGGTTTCAAAGCCGAAGGCTTCGCCGACGCGATCGCCTTTCGCAGGGCGCTGGAAACGCAAACGCCATCGTTGATTTTGCTGGATATTATGCTGCCCGACGAGGACGGCATTTCTATTTTGAAAAAACTAAAACTTAACGAACAGACCAAAACCACGCCCGTTATTATGCTCACCGCTAGAGGCTCGGAGATGGACAGGATCAAAGGGCTTGATCTAGGCGCGGACGACTATGTGGCAAAGCCGTTTTCGGTTTTGGAGGTGATCGCGCGAATCAAAGCGGTTTTACGAAGATGCGGCGAGGAAAAAGCGGACGAGGTCGTAATCGGCGCGATTACCTTGCGCGCGGATCGCCGCGCGGTGTTCGTCAATCAAAAAGAGATCGCGCTAACCTACAAGGAGTTTGAGCTGCTTAAATATATGATGAGCGCCAAAGGCGTCGTCCTCACGCGAAATATGCTGCTTGAACAGGTGTGGGGGTTTGATTATCTAGGCGAAAGCCGCACGGTGGATATGCATATTAAATCGTTGCGCCATAAGCTCGCGGGCGCGGGCGATCTGATAAAAACCGTCCGAAACGTAGGCTATACGATCAAAGATTAG
- the phoU gene encoding phosphate signaling complex protein PhoU, with translation MMRKNFDEQLSRLNVSMIEMGALIERAITKATKALQTRDLEAARAVIEGDDAIDDKEREIESLCLKLLLKQQPVAGDLRQVSAALKMITDMERIADQAADIAELSVYLSDRERSKNLALVSQMADNTIMMVTNSVKAYVKKDMALAQAVIANDDIVDNLYLTAKKDTIALVHKDPDRGEEIIDLLQIAKYYERIGDHAVNIAEWVIFSIDGTHKNRRVF, from the coding sequence ATGATGCGCAAGAACTTCGACGAACAACTATCGCGGCTAAACGTAAGCATGATCGAGATGGGCGCGCTGATAGAGCGCGCTATAACCAAAGCGACAAAAGCGCTCCAAACGCGCGATCTGGAAGCGGCGCGAGCCGTGATCGAGGGCGACGACGCGATCGACGACAAAGAGCGCGAGATCGAAAGCCTCTGCCTGAAACTGCTGCTAAAACAGCAACCTGTGGCGGGCGATCTGCGGCAGGTCTCCGCCGCGCTCAAGATGATCACCGATATGGAGCGCATAGCCGATCAGGCGGCGGATATAGCCGAGCTAAGCGTCTATCTCTCCGATCGGGAGCGCTCCAAAAACCTCGCGCTGGTATCTCAGATGGCTGATAACACGATTATGATGGTAACGAACAGCGTTAAAGCGTATGTAAAAAAAGATATGGCGCTGGCGCAGGCGGTGATAGCGAACGACGATATAGTGGATAACCTATACTTAACGGCAAAAAAGGATACAATCGCTCTTGTGCATAAGGACCCCGATCGGGGAGAGGAGATTATAGATTTGTTACAGATCGCTAAATATTACGAGCGTATCGGCGATCACGCCGTAAATATAGCCGAGTGGGTTATATTTTCGATCGACGGAACGCATAAAAACAGGCGGGTTTTTTAG
- a CDS encoding ATP-binding protein has product MIDWLNTSAAIWRGDGFKAVKRLDPIALGDLLGIDRQKELLLANTRQFLSANPCNHALLWGQRGCGKSSLIKAVFNELKSEGLRLIEVDRDELANLPLIADLVDNEPFRFILFCDDLSFENDERGYKGLKRILEGSIELPPDNIKIYATSNRRHLVSESLSDNDGAIVAGTRGELHYADVVEEKLSLSDRFGLTLSFYAGGEEEYLALIDAYFRDYGGDRAKLMSEAKRFAQLRAGRSPRVAKQFIGYYETALKR; this is encoded by the coding sequence ATGATCGACTGGCTTAATACGAGCGCGGCGATCTGGCGCGGCGACGGTTTTAAGGCGGTTAAACGTCTTGATCCGATCGCTCTTGGCGATCTACTGGGAATAGATCGCCAAAAGGAGCTACTGCTTGCCAACACGCGCCAATTTCTAAGCGCCAATCCATGCAACCACGCGCTATTGTGGGGACAGCGCGGCTGCGGCAAATCTAGCCTAATCAAAGCGGTTTTCAACGAGCTAAAAAGCGAGGGGTTGCGCCTAATCGAGGTTGATCGCGACGAGCTTGCGAATTTGCCGTTAATCGCCGATTTGGTAGATAACGAGCCGTTCAGGTTTATCCTCTTTTGCGACGATCTGAGTTTTGAAAACGACGAGCGCGGTTATAAGGGGCTAAAGCGGATTTTGGAAGGCTCTATCGAGCTGCCGCCGGATAATATCAAGATTTACGCCACCAGCAACCGCCGCCATCTGGTAAGCGAGAGCCTAAGCGATAACGACGGGGCGATCGTAGCGGGAACAAGGGGCGAGCTACACTACGCCGACGTTGTGGAAGAAAAACTTTCTCTATCCGATCGCTTCGGCTTGACGCTCTCGTTTTACGCGGGCGGCGAAGAGGAGTATTTGGCGCTGATCGACGCGTATTTTAGAGATTACGGGGGCGATCGCGCAAAGCTGATGTCGGAGGCAAAGCGTTTCGCGCAACTTCGCGCCGGCAGAAGCCCCCGCGTCGCGAAGCAGTTTATAGGCTACTACGAAACCGCCCTAAAACGCTAA
- a CDS encoding glucose-6-phosphate isomerase: MISAKRYFEGKSDLRADQTTLKGEREKKTSGYYELPDTQSALLGDLEIFAKRTAGFDSIIVVGIGGSSLGVKAADRFLRHLPQRNNKKILFLENGDPIELSVALESINLHRSFILIVSKSGGTIETISIFKLLLSKLGKSETDGSCAEQFAFITDEGSPLDKLAQNNAISRFHLPKNVGGRFSVLSAVGLAPLKTLGYDVERLLEGAKATRDDFFKDDPLGLSVKSSFIVENGARINAIFAYSNSFEEFVKWYVQLWGESLGKLDKNKKRVGFTPVGLIGSVDQHSFLQLIMEGPLDKTVTFIKVRDFRRSVAVPPISLAGLEKNDFANNQTFENLINAQADATLEALNSVGVPTDELVVDRLDEYYLGALFMYYELLTSLVGAKLGVNTYDQPGVELGKQILEKKFK, encoded by the coding sequence ATGATTTCCGCTAAAAGATACTTTGAGGGCAAAAGCGATTTGCGAGCCGATCAGACGACCTTGAAGGGCGAGCGAGAAAAAAAAACGAGCGGCTATTACGAATTGCCCGATACGCAGAGCGCCCTCTTAGGCGATCTTGAAATCTTCGCAAAAAGAACGGCGGGCTTTGATTCGATAATAGTCGTTGGCATAGGCGGATCGTCGCTGGGCGTAAAAGCCGCCGATCGTTTCTTGCGCCACTTACCTCAACGTAACAACAAAAAAATACTATTTCTGGAAAACGGCGATCCTATAGAGTTATCCGTTGCGCTAGAGTCGATCAACCTGCACAGATCGTTTATCCTAATCGTTTCTAAAAGCGGCGGCACAATCGAAACAATCTCTATTTTTAAGCTACTGCTATCCAAACTAGGCAAGAGCGAAACGGACGGCTCTTGCGCCGAGCAGTTCGCCTTTATCACCGACGAGGGTTCGCCGCTAGACAAGCTCGCCCAAAACAACGCGATCAGCCGTTTTCATCTGCCCAAAAACGTCGGCGGGCGTTTCTCGGTTTTAAGCGCCGTCGGGCTTGCGCCGCTTAAGACGCTAGGTTACGACGTGGAGCGACTTCTGGAAGGCGCGAAAGCTACGCGCGACGATTTTTTCAAGGACGATCCTTTGGGTTTAAGCGTCAAATCTTCGTTTATCGTGGAAAACGGCGCGCGAATAAACGCGATTTTCGCCTATTCAAACAGCTTTGAAGAGTTTGTCAAATGGTATGTCCAACTCTGGGGCGAGAGCTTAGGCAAGCTGGACAAAAATAAAAAGCGCGTAGGTTTTACGCCTGTCGGCTTGATCGGCTCGGTGGATCAACATTCGTTTTTGCAACTGATTATGGAGGGTCCGCTGGATAAAACCGTAACCTTTATTAAAGTTCGCGATTTTAGGCGTAGCGTCGCAGTGCCGCCGATTAGCCTCGCGGGATTAGAGAAAAACGATTTCGCTAACAACCAAACCTTTGAAAACCTGATCAACGCGCAAGCGGACGCGACGCTAGAGGCGCTAAACAGCGTAGGCGTTCCGACCGACGAGCTGGTAGTCGATCGTCTCGACGAGTATTACTTGGGCGCGCTATTTATGTATTACGAGCTTTTAACCTCTTTGGTTGGCGCGAAACTTGGCGTCAATACCTACGATCAGCCGGGCGTGGAGCTTGGCAAACAGATTCTTGAGAAAAAATTTAAATAG